The segment GCAATAGTCTGGTATGTAAAGACATTCAAATTGGTCTTCGAAAGGTGCTAACCTTCGAGTCTTGACCTGTGGGTGGGGGCCTTATGGATCTCAAGACATACGAATCCCAAGTGAAAAGCGAGACTACGGCACGCAGGTATTTGTTGGGTTTTTGTTGGAAAAACCATCAACGGTATTGCCCGCGCTGCCGCAATCGGAAGCTGTATCGCCTGAAGGATGATCGTCGCCGCTGCAATCGCTGTGGCTATACCTTCCATGATTTCTCCGGGCGCTGGCTCAATGAATGTGGCTTGAGTGCGGACCAGTGGTTGCGTCTGATCAAGCTGTTTGAGCTGGAAGTGGCCCCACTCAAGCCAGCGAG is part of the Desulfovibrio ferrophilus genome and harbors:
- a CDS encoding transposase: MDLKTYESQVKSETTARRYLLGFCWKNHQRYCPRCRNRKLYRLKDDRRRCNRCGYTFHDFSGRWLNECGLSADQWLRLIKLFELEVAPLKPASSWEWPIIPCTRPCV